A single window of Acidobacteriota bacterium DNA harbors:
- a CDS encoding TonB-dependent receptor, producing MSNSVPRPERIWRRERRDRSSWTLGGRASPTTASTWRSGPARRRPRRTGKPGPARPARTCGVALSRIYGTTRTVILHPPLDSRRRVRALAAAVLALALAAPATTAGQSLASVQGFVSDGTGASLPGVTIELVDLERGQRRTAVTSQGGFFALRAVPSGEYDLVASLAGFRTIRREGVRLLVGQSLDVDLQLGLAAVEETVVVTGQAPLLEVGRTGVAGYVTEGEIANLPISGRDFVRFALLKPTVQVDARGRISLSGQRAVNSGLTIDGADAKSAFFGFGRGGLAREGGGALVAQESVQEFQVVTSGYSAEAGRSGGGAMNVITKSGTNELSGSGVLFLRDDQLAARLPRSPLDAARGVPADDSRYEVDEFRRYNWGASLGGPIRRDRTHFFLSYDQTAQNQPFLRDIRGRGQYDAVLAAFPELVAGYLPNADGIPAADPARGRTASGRFLRETDNLILFGKLNHRATERHALALRYNYTDYARVSDFVGEESRRFVKSHSTVGSVVSVVGENGVNELRIQYAYDDFDRRSHLPGSALQAHFAIYNPSFGSFGKPWWLPVTNDERKVEIQERFSFVSGNHELRTGFSLSHDALSEFFVGNADGAYDFDTLQDFAAGNPARAVIFFGSMENPNFVVSQQILGAYVQDSWSPNRRLTLQVGARWDGTVNPGVIEHVLPQGRRIPNDLDNFSPRAGLVWSPDPGSVVRAAGGVFYARTPTLLFSTAHSDTGIYPRYGNAIVSPGETGFVPLGAPIDNDSPPRGLIPALSHFDPGFEDPRTIRVNLGYEREIRGDLAASLDLLHARSDALASNFDANVPAPTRDAFGRPVYSGQRINPAYGPILVRASPARSDYLALTAALRRRFRDGVQFQAHYTWSRDRSNDDNERSGSLTLTDPTDPDYDWGLSIRDVPHRFVASGVFSLPFDITASGIFTAQSGSPFTALDPAVGFHNHPGFAVGPHGAQTRAVVDGALAPVNGERNAPWTNLDLRVTRRFQIGGARVEGLFEVFNLLNTGAFRVEHADQQEVFEHDGMTPNPEFGLASALVGASRQAQLGLRIVF from the coding sequence GTGTCGAACTCGGTCCCACGCCCCGAGCGGATATGGCGCCGGGAGAGACGAGACCGGTCGAGCTGGACGCTCGGGGGCAGAGCTTCACCCACTACAGCGTCCACGTGGAGATCGGGTCCGGCGCGTCGTAGGCCCAGGCGGACCGGGAAGCCCGGGCCTGCCCGCCCCGCAAGGACGTGTGGAGTAGCATTGTCCCGTATATACGGGACAACACGAACAGTGATTCTGCATCCTCCACTCGACAGTCGACGGCGGGTACGGGCGCTCGCCGCCGCGGTGCTCGCCCTCGCGCTTGCCGCCCCCGCGACGACCGCCGGGCAGTCGCTCGCGTCGGTGCAGGGCTTCGTGAGCGACGGCACGGGCGCGAGCCTGCCGGGAGTGACCATCGAGCTCGTGGACCTCGAGCGCGGCCAGCGCCGCACGGCGGTCACGAGCCAGGGGGGCTTCTTCGCCCTCCGCGCGGTTCCCAGCGGGGAGTACGACCTCGTGGCGTCGCTGGCCGGTTTCCGCACCATCCGGCGCGAGGGCGTCCGCCTGCTCGTCGGGCAGAGCCTCGACGTGGACCTGCAGCTCGGCCTGGCCGCGGTCGAAGAGACCGTGGTGGTTACCGGGCAGGCGCCGCTGCTGGAGGTGGGCCGGACCGGGGTCGCCGGCTACGTGACCGAGGGCGAGATCGCCAACCTGCCGATCTCGGGCCGCGACTTCGTGCGGTTCGCCCTCCTGAAACCTACCGTTCAGGTGGACGCCAGGGGAAGGATCTCGCTGAGCGGACAGCGCGCCGTGAACTCGGGACTCACCATCGACGGTGCGGACGCGAAGAGCGCCTTCTTCGGCTTCGGGCGGGGCGGACTGGCGCGGGAGGGCGGGGGCGCCCTGGTGGCGCAGGAATCCGTGCAGGAGTTCCAGGTGGTTACCAGCGGCTACTCCGCCGAGGCCGGCCGCTCGGGCGGGGGCGCCATGAACGTGATCACCAAGAGCGGCACCAACGAGCTGTCCGGCTCCGGCGTCCTCTTCCTGCGCGACGATCAGTTGGCGGCCCGGTTGCCGCGGTCGCCGCTCGACGCCGCGCGCGGCGTGCCCGCGGACGACTCCCGCTACGAGGTGGACGAGTTCCGCCGCTACAACTGGGGCGCGTCCCTCGGCGGTCCGATCCGGCGCGACCGAACCCACTTCTTCTTGTCCTACGACCAGACCGCCCAGAACCAGCCCTTCCTTCGGGACATCCGCGGGCGCGGGCAGTACGACGCGGTTCTAGCCGCCTTTCCCGAGCTGGTGGCCGGCTACCTGCCCAACGCCGACGGGATCCCCGCCGCCGACCCCGCACGCGGCCGCACCGCGAGCGGGCGTTTCCTCCGGGAAACCGACAACCTCATCCTGTTCGGCAAGCTGAACCACCGCGCGACCGAGCGGCACGCGCTCGCGCTGCGCTACAACTACACGGACTACGCGCGGGTGTCGGATTTCGTCGGGGAAGAATCGCGGCGGTTCGTGAAGAGCCACTCCACGGTAGGCTCGGTCGTCTCGGTCGTCGGCGAGAACGGGGTCAACGAGCTCCGCATCCAGTATGCCTACGACGACTTCGACCGGCGTTCGCACCTGCCCGGCAGCGCGCTGCAGGCCCATTTCGCGATCTACAACCCGTCGTTCGGCTCCTTCGGCAAGCCCTGGTGGCTGCCGGTCACCAACGACGAGCGGAAGGTCGAGATCCAGGAGCGGTTCTCGTTCGTCTCGGGGAACCACGAGCTTCGCACCGGCTTCTCGCTGAGCCACGACGCCCTGAGCGAGTTCTTCGTGGGCAATGCCGACGGGGCCTACGACTTCGATACGCTGCAGGACTTCGCCGCCGGCAACCCCGCCCGCGCCGTCATCTTCTTCGGGAGCATGGAGAACCCCAACTTCGTGGTCTCCCAGCAGATTCTCGGCGCCTACGTCCAGGACTCGTGGAGCCCGAACCGGCGTCTCACCCTGCAGGTCGGCGCACGCTGGGACGGCACGGTAAACCCCGGCGTGATCGAGCACGTGCTCCCGCAGGGGCGGCGCATCCCCAACGACCTCGACAACTTCTCGCCCCGCGCCGGGCTGGTCTGGTCGCCCGACCCGGGGAGCGTCGTCCGGGCCGCGGGCGGGGTCTTCTACGCCCGCACGCCGACACTGCTGTTCTCAACCGCCCACAGCGACACCGGCATCTATCCGCGCTACGGGAACGCCATCGTGTCGCCGGGAGAGACGGGCTTCGTGCCGCTGGGCGCTCCCATCGACAACGACAGCCCGCCGCGCGGCCTGATCCCCGCGCTCAGCCACTTCGATCCTGGCTTCGAGGATCCCCGGACCATCCGCGTCAACCTGGGGTACGAGCGGGAGATCCGCGGCGACCTCGCCGCCTCGCTCGATCTGCTGCATGCCCGGAGCGACGCGCTCGCCTCGAACTTCGACGCCAACGTCCCGGCACCGACGCGCGACGCTTTCGGACGCCCGGTGTATTCCGGCCAGCGGATCAACCCGGCCTACGGGCCCATCCTGGTGCGCGCGTCGCCGGCCCGGTCCGACTACCTGGCGCTCACCGCCGCGCTGCGCCGGCGCTTCCGCGACGGCGTGCAGTTCCAGGCGCACTACACCTGGTCGCGCGACCGCTCGAACGACGACAACGAGCGCTCGGGCAGCCTGACCCTGACCGACCCCACGGACCCGGACTACGACTGGGGACTCTCGATCCGCGACGTCCCCCACCGTTTCGTGGCGAGCGGCGTCTTCTCCCTGCCCTTCGACATCACCGCGAGCGGCATCTTCACGGCGCAGTCGGGCTCGCCCTTCACCGCGCTCGATCCGGCGGTGGGATTCCACAACCACCCCGGCTTCGCCGTCGGTCCGCACGGCGCCCAGACCCGGGCCGTGGTGGACGGCGCGCTCGCGCCGGTGAACGGCGAGCGGAATGCCCCCTGGACCAACCTCGATCTGCGGGTGACCCGACGCTTCCAGATCGGCGGGGCGCGCGTCGAGGGGCTCTTCGAGGTCTTCAACCTCCTGAACACGGGCGCGTTCCGGGTCGAGCATGCCGACCAGCAGGAGGTCTTCGAGCACGACGGCATGACACCGAACCCGGAGTTCGGCCTCGCCAGCGCGCTCGTGGGGGCTTCGCGGCAGGCCCAGCTCGGGCTGCGCATCGTGTTCTAG
- a CDS encoding putative toxin-antitoxin system toxin component, PIN family — MRVVVDTNVFVSGVFFGGAPRNVLSAWRDGVIDVLVSREIVAEYVRVGDRLSRQFPDVELGPALELVAAAARLVVAPPLPEAVCRDADDDKFLACAVAGKAKYVVSGDLDFLAVSSWRGVTVVRPRDLVNRLRRD; from the coding sequence GTGAGAGTCGTCGTCGACACGAACGTCTTCGTGTCGGGGGTGTTCTTCGGCGGTGCTCCAAGAAACGTCCTGTCCGCTTGGCGCGACGGCGTGATCGACGTTCTTGTCTCTCGAGAAATCGTTGCGGAATACGTCCGGGTCGGTGACCGGCTGTCTCGGCAGTTTCCGGACGTAGAGCTTGGGCCGGCACTGGAGCTGGTTGCCGCCGCGGCGAGGCTGGTTGTGGCGCCGCCTCTTCCGGAAGCAGTCTGCCGGGACGCGGACGACGACAAGTTTCTCGCCTGTGCAGTGGCGGGGAAGGCCAAGTATGTCGTGAGCGGCGATCTCGACTTTCTCGCTGTCTCCTCGTGGCGAGGCGTTACGGTCGTGCGTCCTCGCGACCTCGTAAACAGACTGCGGCGCGATTGA
- a CDS encoding PQQ-binding-like beta-propeller repeat protein encodes MTTRSLPALFLSAALLIGLAATGAWTPALAQDDVPALLQDYVPVTDEMLRDPRPENWLTFRGGYSLWGYSPLDQIDADTVGGLQLAWSRSMTEGYQEVEPIVYDGVMYFPHVEDRVEAVDATTGDLLWEYRRFTPDEPWNTTGTRARYRNVSIYDDKIYVATNDAFLVALDARTGALVWESQRANWREQVAQTTGPIIVDGMVVTGSRCNPSSPRPGGCFITGHDPQTGEERWRVNTAATPDQAGGDTWGGLARSARRHTSAWMQGSYDPDLGLVFWGTGPPSPLPEPLRGSGKADLLYTNSTLALDPQTGELVWYFQHLPRDNWDLDHVFERFIVETEVSPDPSEVPWIHPDLVPGETRKVITGIPGKTGLVWTLDAATGEFLWARPTVYQNIMTGLDVRTGRPIIDESTTPWSVTDPVLACPHLLGGKNQPSGAYSPDTGAMYMPMNNSCMDLSMSVEVAGPSDGYDVRAVVRHHPELDADTTPVGRLQAISASTGRTLWQYEQRAPIYGSVLATGGNLVFSGDTIRRFRAFHAETGDILWQTILNGPVSGRPMSYSVNGRQYVAIPAGGITQGASFLRITPELTTSTGSNTLFVFALP; translated from the coding sequence ATGACCACGCGATCCCTGCCGGCCCTGTTTCTCTCGGCGGCTTTACTGATCGGCCTCGCGGCGACGGGCGCCTGGACGCCGGCCCTCGCGCAGGACGACGTCCCCGCGCTGCTGCAGGACTACGTCCCGGTGACCGACGAGATGCTGCGCGATCCGCGTCCCGAGAACTGGCTCACCTTCCGCGGCGGCTACAGCCTCTGGGGTTACAGCCCGCTCGATCAGATCGACGCGGATACGGTCGGCGGCCTGCAACTGGCCTGGTCGCGCTCGATGACCGAGGGCTACCAGGAGGTGGAGCCGATCGTCTACGACGGCGTGATGTACTTCCCGCACGTCGAGGACCGCGTGGAGGCGGTCGACGCGACCACCGGCGACCTGCTCTGGGAGTACCGGCGCTTCACGCCCGACGAGCCGTGGAACACCACCGGTACGCGCGCGCGCTACCGCAACGTCTCGATCTACGACGACAAGATCTATGTCGCCACCAACGACGCGTTCCTCGTGGCGCTCGACGCACGGACCGGCGCGCTGGTCTGGGAATCGCAGCGCGCGAACTGGCGCGAGCAGGTGGCGCAGACCACCGGGCCGATCATCGTCGACGGCATGGTGGTGACCGGCTCGCGCTGCAACCCGTCGAGCCCGCGGCCGGGCGGCTGCTTCATCACTGGCCACGATCCGCAGACCGGCGAGGAGCGCTGGCGGGTGAACACCGCGGCGACGCCCGATCAGGCGGGCGGCGACACGTGGGGCGGCCTCGCGCGCTCGGCCCGCCGCCACACCTCCGCGTGGATGCAGGGGAGCTACGACCCCGACCTCGGCCTCGTCTTCTGGGGCACCGGACCGCCGTCGCCGCTGCCGGAGCCGCTGCGCGGATCGGGCAAGGCCGACCTGCTCTACACCAACTCGACGCTCGCCCTCGATCCGCAGACCGGCGAGCTGGTCTGGTACTTCCAGCACCTGCCGCGCGACAACTGGGACCTCGACCATGTCTTCGAGCGGTTCATCGTCGAGACCGAGGTGTCGCCCGACCCGTCCGAGGTGCCCTGGATCCATCCGGACCTGGTGCCCGGCGAGACCCGCAAGGTGATCACCGGCATTCCGGGAAAGACCGGCCTGGTCTGGACGCTCGACGCGGCGACCGGGGAGTTCCTCTGGGCGCGGCCGACCGTCTACCAGAACATCATGACCGGCCTCGACGTGCGGACCGGCCGGCCGATCATCGACGAGAGCACCACCCCCTGGTCGGTCACCGACCCGGTGCTCGCCTGCCCGCACCTGCTCGGCGGCAAGAACCAGCCGTCGGGGGCCTACAGCCCCGACACCGGCGCGATGTACATGCCGATGAACAACTCGTGCATGGATCTGTCGATGTCGGTAGAGGTGGCGGGCCCGAGCGACGGCTACGACGTCCGCGCCGTCGTGCGCCACCACCCGGAGCTGGACGCCGACACGACGCCGGTCGGCCGGCTGCAGGCCATTTCGGCCTCGACCGGCCGCACGCTCTGGCAGTACGAGCAGCGCGCGCCGATCTACGGTTCGGTCCTCGCCACCGGCGGTAACCTGGTCTTCTCCGGCGACACCATCCGCCGGTTCCGCGCCTTCCACGCCGAAACGGGCGACATCCTCTGGCAGACCATCCTGAACGGCCCGGTGAGCGGCCGCCCGATGAGCTACAGCGTGAACGGCCGCCAGTACGTCGCCATCCCGGCCGGGGGGATCACGCAGGGAGCCAGCTTCCTGCGGATCACGCCGGAGTTGACGACGTCGACCGGGAGCAACACGCTGTTCGTGTTCGCCCTGCCTTGA
- a CDS encoding acyltransferase family protein encodes MATQAGTNTTRFHDLDALRGFAMLLGILLHAGVFLVPVEYWPVHEAWAWETAPEANVYAWILSLIHGFRMPLFFLLSGFFTAMLWQSRGLQRLWRHRLNRLGLPLVAGMFTVVPAIVWLEAGADFGPLDWLLAWAGGLHHLWFLWYLLLFAATFTVAVRLGLTFRHPAWWLLVPLTVVPQYVMHELAFGPDTEDGLLPAGRVFAYYAAFFAFGVFFRQRDIAVRRWWAVAIVPSLLLLLPAGVALLYDEGFEYTGAPWVWAVAAVVQVAFAWLMCFGSMGLFRWIFARERFWVRYLSDASYWLYLTHLPLVIAAQMLVVTWPINIHAKFLLISATIVAGLLVVYQVGVRYTVIGTVMNGPRTRRAAPAARPMVPRPEAGG; translated from the coding sequence ATGGCGACACAGGCCGGCACCAACACGACGCGGTTTCACGATCTCGACGCGCTGCGGGGCTTCGCCATGCTGCTGGGGATCCTGCTGCACGCGGGAGTCTTTCTCGTGCCGGTCGAGTACTGGCCGGTGCACGAGGCGTGGGCCTGGGAGACCGCGCCGGAAGCCAACGTCTATGCCTGGATCCTGTCCTTGATTCACGGCTTCCGGATGCCGCTGTTCTTCCTGCTCAGCGGCTTCTTCACGGCGATGCTGTGGCAGTCGCGCGGGCTGCAGCGCCTGTGGCGGCATCGTCTGAATCGCCTCGGCCTCCCGCTGGTGGCCGGCATGTTCACCGTCGTCCCGGCCATCGTCTGGCTGGAAGCCGGCGCCGACTTTGGGCCGCTCGACTGGCTGCTGGCGTGGGCGGGCGGGCTGCACCATCTCTGGTTCCTGTGGTACCTGCTGTTGTTTGCGGCCACGTTCACCGTCGCCGTCAGGCTGGGGCTGACGTTCCGCCATCCGGCGTGGTGGCTGCTGGTGCCGCTGACCGTCGTACCGCAATACGTGATGCACGAGCTGGCGTTCGGTCCCGACACGGAAGACGGCCTGCTCCCCGCCGGCCGCGTGTTCGCATACTACGCCGCGTTCTTCGCGTTCGGCGTGTTCTTCCGCCAGCGGGACATCGCGGTGCGGCGCTGGTGGGCCGTCGCCATCGTGCCCTCCCTGTTGCTGCTGCTTCCCGCCGGCGTGGCCCTCCTTTACGACGAGGGGTTCGAGTACACGGGCGCGCCTTGGGTCTGGGCCGTGGCCGCGGTGGTGCAGGTCGCCTTCGCGTGGCTGATGTGCTTCGGATCGATGGGGCTTTTTCGCTGGATCTTCGCGCGGGAACGATTCTGGGTGCGCTATCTGTCGGATGCCTCCTACTGGCTCTACCTGACCCATCTGCCGCTCGTGATCGCCGCGCAGATGCTGGTCGTGACCTGGCCGATCAACATCCACGCGAAGTTCCTGCTGATCAGCGCGACGATCGTCGCCGGTCTGCTGGTCGTCTACCAGGTGGGCGTGCGCTACACCGTGATCGGGACGGTGATGAACGGGCCGCGCACCCGGCGCGCGGCGCCAGCCGCCCGCCCCATGGTGCCCCGCCCGGAAGCCGGGGGATGA
- a CDS encoding ABC transporter permease — translation MKWPVWLYRLVPYLGRRQAEADLQEELRLHLELEGERQRDAGLSGSDASRAARRRLGNATLIRERTRDVWSWRWLDELGRDARHAVRGLARSPGFTAAVVLVLALGIGANTAMFGIVYGMLIRPLPYPDAGAIVRIGESSGLRGVSDMRLSNRSMPLLEESAESFEQLAAYQERSAELASLDGATLSGARVSPSLFPLLRAAPHLGRLFTEEEARVGADGVVLLSHGAWARHFASDPDIVGTLIDLDGDPHAVVGVLAEGIRFPNPDSEFWTPYVIPPFTPPSMEGPAEQRLVLLASFNALGRLRPGVSPAQAATEARTILQRSSDDLIARVRRNQPAGETPEIDVRVVPLLEEMVGEYRPALLALAAATALVLLIACINVAGLLLARGVTRWRTLAVCAALGAGRGRLARQLLTESMALSLSGGVLGLAAAAIVLRAAPAIVPVEVARLDEVEIDTVVLWFTAGLSVVVGLLFGAAPVFQWSRVRLVPALNEGGAQSAGGFSLLRSNRARAGLATAQVALTLVLLIGAGLLLRSFVQLVTFDRGYDPANVVSTDVRNPMPSRPSTTPEAFSELRASHHGFQVRLLDEMTTRLEPLPDVEAFGLSWSLPFERNRPSVGPLRPAGTPMLSDSNEMVRTELQVASPGYFEAMGFRLRAGRTFTRLDGPGSPRVLVANETLARELFGGEPAVGQRVSIADRDEPWEVIGIVEDIVYGGLELAAEPRAEAFFPLAQVGGQRFFGFSSRVFATIRTTGDSLAVIPFLREAATVTNPQVTLGPVTTMEARLSTAVAQPRFQAVFVGSFAGLALLLVAFGIYGLLSYTVAQRRGEIGIRMALGARRGDILGLVVRQGAALVVAGGVLGMFAAAASSRVLERLLYGVTASDLPTFLGAPLVLVAVALVACWLPARRAARVDPMRALRFD, via the coding sequence GTGAAGTGGCCGGTGTGGCTCTACCGGCTGGTGCCGTACCTCGGCCGCCGCCAGGCCGAGGCGGACCTGCAGGAGGAATTGCGGTTGCACCTGGAGCTGGAAGGGGAACGACAGCGCGACGCCGGCCTCTCCGGGAGCGACGCCTCGCGAGCCGCGCGTCGCCGGCTGGGCAACGCGACTTTGATCCGCGAACGGACCCGCGACGTCTGGAGCTGGCGCTGGCTCGACGAACTGGGGCGGGATGCGCGCCACGCCGTCCGAGGACTGGCGCGTAGTCCTGGCTTCACGGCCGCGGTGGTGCTCGTGCTGGCGCTGGGGATCGGCGCCAACACGGCGATGTTCGGCATCGTCTATGGCATGCTGATACGCCCGCTGCCGTACCCGGACGCCGGCGCAATCGTGCGCATCGGCGAGTCGTCCGGGCTGAGGGGCGTGTCCGACATGCGGCTGTCGAACCGCTCGATGCCCCTGCTCGAGGAGAGCGCCGAGTCGTTCGAGCAACTCGCCGCCTACCAGGAACGCTCCGCGGAGTTGGCGAGCCTGGACGGCGCCACGCTGTCCGGCGCCCGGGTCTCGCCTTCGCTGTTCCCGCTGCTGAGAGCGGCGCCGCACCTCGGACGGCTCTTCACGGAGGAGGAGGCGCGCGTCGGGGCGGACGGCGTCGTCTTGCTCAGCCACGGCGCCTGGGCGAGGCACTTCGCGTCGGATCCGGACATCGTCGGGACCCTGATCGACCTCGACGGCGACCCGCACGCCGTCGTCGGCGTGCTCGCCGAGGGCATCCGGTTCCCGAATCCGGACAGCGAGTTCTGGACGCCCTACGTCATCCCGCCATTCACGCCGCCGAGCATGGAAGGTCCGGCGGAGCAGCGGCTGGTCCTCCTGGCGTCGTTCAACGCACTCGGGAGGCTCCGTCCCGGCGTGTCGCCGGCGCAGGCCGCCACGGAGGCTCGCACCATCCTGCAGCGGAGCAGCGACGACCTTATCGCACGGGTGAGACGGAACCAGCCGGCGGGAGAGACTCCCGAGATCGACGTCCGCGTGGTTCCGTTGCTGGAGGAGATGGTCGGCGAGTATCGGCCCGCGCTGCTGGCGCTGGCTGCGGCGACGGCGCTGGTCTTGTTGATCGCCTGCATCAATGTCGCGGGGCTGCTTCTCGCGCGCGGGGTGACCCGTTGGCGGACGCTGGCCGTCTGTGCGGCGCTCGGCGCCGGCAGGGGTCGGCTGGCGCGGCAGCTCCTGACCGAGAGCATGGCGCTGAGCCTGAGCGGGGGCGTGCTCGGCCTGGCTGCGGCGGCCATCGTCCTGCGCGCGGCCCCTGCGATTGTTCCGGTCGAAGTCGCCCGGCTCGACGAAGTGGAAATCGACACGGTGGTGCTCTGGTTCACCGCGGGCCTGTCGGTCGTCGTCGGGCTGCTGTTCGGTGCGGCGCCGGTGTTCCAATGGTCGCGAGTCCGTCTGGTGCCCGCGTTGAACGAGGGAGGCGCGCAGTCGGCGGGCGGCTTCAGCTTGCTGCGGTCGAACCGGGCGCGGGCGGGGCTGGCCACCGCGCAGGTGGCGCTCACGCTCGTGCTGCTGATCGGCGCGGGGCTGCTGCTACGCAGCTTCGTGCAGCTCGTCACGTTCGACCGCGGCTACGACCCGGCCAACGTGGTCAGCACGGACGTCCGCAACCCGATGCCGAGCCGGCCTTCCACCACGCCGGAAGCGTTCTCGGAACTACGGGCATCGCATCACGGATTCCAGGTACGGCTTCTCGACGAGATGACCACGCGTCTGGAGCCCCTCCCGGATGTCGAGGCGTTCGGGTTGTCGTGGAGCCTGCCCTTCGAGAGGAACCGGCCAAGCGTCGGGCCGCTCCGCCCGGCCGGTACTCCCATGCTGAGCGATTCGAACGAGATGGTGCGAACGGAGCTTCAGGTCGCAAGTCCCGGCTACTTCGAGGCGATGGGATTCCGCCTCCGCGCCGGTCGCACCTTCACCCGTCTGGATGGACCGGGGAGCCCCCGCGTTCTGGTGGCCAACGAGACGCTGGCCCGCGAGCTCTTCGGTGGCGAGCCGGCAGTTGGTCAGCGCGTGTCGATCGCGGATCGCGACGAGCCCTGGGAGGTAATCGGCATCGTGGAGGACATCGTGTACGGGGGGCTCGAGCTCGCGGCGGAACCTCGGGCCGAAGCGTTCTTCCCGCTGGCTCAGGTCGGTGGCCAGAGGTTCTTCGGCTTCAGCTCACGGGTGTTTGCCACTATCCGGACGACCGGCGATTCATTGGCAGTGATTCCGTTTCTCCGCGAAGCCGCAACGGTAACGAACCCGCAAGTGACGCTCGGCCCGGTGACGACGATGGAGGCACGGCTGTCGACCGCTGTCGCGCAACCGCGCTTCCAAGCGGTGTTCGTCGGGTCGTTCGCCGGACTCGCCCTGCTCCTCGTCGCATTCGGCATCTATGGCCTGCTCAGCTACACGGTGGCGCAACGCCGGGGCGAGATCGGAATCCGCATGGCGCTGGGGGCTCGCCGCGGCGACATCCTCGGACTGGTGGTCCGGCAGGGCGCGGCCCTCGTCGTGGCCGGCGGCGTGCTCGGGATGTTTGCCGCCGCCGCGTCGAGTCGCGTCCTGGAGCGCCTGCTGTACGGCGTCACCGCTAGCGACCTGCCGACGTTCCTCGGGGCACCGCTGGTGCTCGTTGCCGTGGCGCTGGTCGCCTGCTGGCTCCCGGCGCGGCGGGCGGCCCGCGTCGATCCGATGCGTGCGCTCCGCTTCGATTAG
- a CDS encoding AbrB/MazE/SpoVT family DNA-binding domain-containing protein — MGMKDVTTTRLSSKGQVVIPEAIRRQLGLDPGAEFVVLGDVDTIVLQRVRAPAMRDFDAIVTRAREAARRAGMRRSDVAAAIEAVRST, encoded by the coding sequence ATGGGCATGAAGGACGTGACCACGACGAGACTGTCCTCGAAGGGGCAGGTCGTCATTCCAGAGGCGATCCGGCGGCAGTTGGGGCTCGATCCTGGCGCCGAGTTCGTCGTCCTCGGCGATGTCGACACGATTGTGCTCCAACGGGTCCGTGCGCCGGCCATGCGAGATTTCGACGCGATCGTCACACGCGCACGTGAGGCCGCACGCCGCGCCGGCATGCGTCGGTCGGATGTTGCGGCAGCAATCGAGGCCGTGCGCTCGACGTGA
- a CDS encoding PadR family transcriptional regulator — MLILQTLRPGPAHGHQIAVTIERASDDVLQVDHGSLYPALHRLLKRGWITGTWGVSTNNRRAKFYALTERGRRQLVQEATRWERMVEAVGRVMRPAEVEE, encoded by the coding sequence ATGCTGATCCTGCAGACGCTCCGGCCGGGTCCGGCGCACGGACACCAGATCGCGGTCACCATCGAGCGGGCGTCCGACGATGTGTTGCAGGTGGACCACGGGTCGCTCTATCCGGCGCTGCATCGGTTGCTCAAGCGAGGCTGGATAACCGGAACGTGGGGCGTCTCCACGAACAACCGGCGGGCGAAGTTCTACGCCCTCACCGAACGGGGTCGCCGGCAACTCGTGCAGGAAGCGACCAGGTGGGAGCGGATGGTCGAGGCGGTCGGACGTGTCATGCGCCCCGCGGAGGTCGAGGAGTGA